One genomic segment of Oncorhynchus masou masou isolate Uvic2021 chromosome 16, UVic_Omas_1.1, whole genome shotgun sequence includes these proteins:
- the paqr8 gene encoding membrane progestin receptor beta, producing the protein MSSGALGRLSTLTLSVKQLSRLPHLSDILPSSLPTLPSPSPTVPVSCVPTLFQEPYILSGYRPVGQDWRCYVLSLFQRHNESLNVWTHLLAGPLVLLRVWAYGLSLDSASLPLCLYILSALTYLCCSVAAHLLQSHSELAHYTLFFLDYVGVSVYQYGCSLAHYFYCSEPAWRESPVGLWFLPGAALLGWLSCASCCFAKSRYRRPYPLRRKICQLIPTSMAYFLDISPVAHRLATVPWGQDPALPLHALQMAAFLLAAFFFSCPVPERFFPGHCDIMGQGHQIFHLFLSLCTLCQLEALFLDYGSRRDTVLQLYGERQLWFAGVSFLALALCSTLTAVVMRRHVQRRLEKSETVKQ; encoded by the exons ATGTCCAGCGGAGCCCTGGGGCGTCTCAGTACCTTGACTCTGAGTGTGAAGCAGCTCAGCCGGCTGCCTCACCTCTCAGACATCCTCCCCTCTTcactccccaccctcccctcccccagccccaCCGTCCCTGTGTCCTGCGTCCCCACTCTGTTCCAGGAGCCTTACATCCTCTCTGGCTACCGCCCGGTGGGGCAAGACTGGCGCTGTTACGTCCTCAGCCTCTTCCAGAGACACAATGAATCCCTCAACGTCTGGACACACCTTCTGGCAGGTCCCCTGGTGCTACTACGCGTCTGGGCCTATGGATTGTCCCTAGACTCGGcgtccctgcctctctgcctgtacATACTGTCTGCCCTCACCTACTTGTGTTGTAGCGTAGCAGCCCACCTGCTTCAGTCCCACTCTGAGCTGGCTCACTATACTCTGTTCTTCCTGGACTAcgtgggtgtgtctgtgtatcaGTATGGCTGTTCCCTGGCTCACTATTTCTACTGCTCTGAGCCAGCCTGGAGGGAGAGCCCCGTAG GGCTCTGGTTCCTCCCTGGTGCTGCCTTACTTGGCTGGCTGTCCTGTGCCAGCTGCTGCTTTGCCAAGTCACGCTACCGCCGGCCTTACCCGCTCCGGAGGAAGATCTGCCAGCTGATCCCCACCAGCATGGCCTACTTCCTGGACATCAGCCCTGTAGCCCACCGCCTGGCTACCGTACCCTGGGGTCAGGACCCCGCCCTGCCACTCCACGCCCTGCAG ATGGCCGCCTTCCTGCTTGCAGCCTTCTTCTTCTCCTGCCCTGTTCCTGAGAGGTTCTTCCCGGGGCATTGTGACATCATGGGTCAGGGTCACCAGATCTTccacctcttcctgtctctgtgtacgCTGTGTCAGCTGGAGGCCCTTTTCCTGGACTATGGCAGTCGGAGGGATACAGTGCTGCAGTTGTATGGGGAGAGGCAGCTGTGGTTCGCCGGTGTATCCTTCCTCGCCCTAGCACTATGTAGCACCCTGACCGCGGTTGTCATGAGGAGGCATGTACAGAGACGACTGGAGAAAAGTGAAACTGTGAAACAGTGA